The Desulfohalovibrio reitneri genome contains a region encoding:
- a CDS encoding glycosyltransferase codes for MTPDPLHGLPSDLRAVLLRGGLGRDSLLAAVRTGNAALERLTDPDQRAATSRVSRHALLAAWEAAPFNGELAQHARDMAETPDPARDAVLAEMAARRKPPQSLAYYQRLMARRDGGKVLGFLAGRLAEEPENSFWWDQAYSFGLFAAEPEWFEDHFYPRLPDSMASLAARVRGDSLLSRDRLEEAEAAYAGAGESVWVLSARAEARRRLGGRDEAADLLRQAVRFRPWQVHLPLRLYDLATGRDRETAPLDGDVAVLLYSYGKPDLLDATLSSLFASDLPDGARVVVLDNGSGGRTPEVLDSWRQCACGRIETVELPVNVGAAAARNWLSSLPSVQAAAYCCYLDDDVDLPPDWLARLGAAVRAHPEAYVWGCKVVEHGSPHVVQHADLHLMPEGDPAQPESEDFRVAGTHTEAPDLGQFGYIRPCLSVTGCCHLFRTAELLEGGPFSIHLSPSQYDDLERDLRLAARGRYAAYQGFLSVRHKKGSGKASLSSASEDAGARGNAVKLKAMHPLEEARQLMVEDADRLAADLAAKLREVTC; via the coding sequence ATGGACTTCCTTCCGATCTGCGCGCGGTCCTGCTGCGCGGCGGCCTGGGCCGCGACTCCCTGCTGGCCGCTGTGCGCACCGGCAACGCCGCCCTGGAGCGGCTGACCGACCCGGACCAACGAGCGGCCACCTCGCGCGTTTCCCGCCACGCCCTGCTGGCCGCCTGGGAGGCCGCGCCCTTCAACGGCGAGCTGGCCCAGCACGCACGGGACATGGCCGAGACCCCGGACCCAGCCCGCGACGCCGTGCTGGCGGAGATGGCCGCCCGCCGCAAGCCCCCGCAAAGCTTGGCCTACTACCAGCGCCTCATGGCCCGGCGCGACGGCGGGAAGGTGCTGGGTTTCCTGGCCGGGCGGCTGGCGGAGGAGCCGGAGAACAGCTTCTGGTGGGACCAGGCCTATTCCTTCGGGCTGTTCGCGGCCGAGCCGGAATGGTTCGAGGACCATTTTTACCCCCGCCTGCCGGACTCCATGGCCTCCCTGGCCGCGCGGGTGCGCGGCGACAGCCTGCTGTCCCGCGACCGGCTGGAGGAGGCGGAAGCCGCCTACGCCGGAGCCGGGGAGAGTGTCTGGGTGCTCTCCGCCCGGGCCGAGGCCCGTCGCCGCCTGGGCGGCCGCGACGAGGCGGCCGACCTGCTGCGCCAGGCCGTGCGCTTCCGCCCCTGGCAGGTCCACCTGCCTCTGCGCCTGTACGATCTGGCCACCGGACGCGACCGGGAAACCGCGCCCCTGGACGGGGACGTGGCCGTGCTGCTCTATTCCTACGGCAAGCCGGACCTGCTGGACGCCACCCTGTCCAGCCTGTTCGCCTCCGACCTGCCGGACGGCGCGCGGGTGGTTGTACTGGACAACGGCTCCGGAGGCCGCACGCCGGAGGTGCTGGACTCTTGGCGGCAGTGCGCCTGCGGCCGCATTGAGACCGTGGAGCTGCCGGTGAACGTGGGCGCGGCCGCGGCCCGCAACTGGCTGTCCAGCCTGCCAAGCGTGCAAGCCGCCGCCTACTGCTGCTACCTGGACGACGACGTGGACCTGCCGCCCGACTGGCTGGCCCGGCTGGGCGCGGCCGTGCGGGCGCATCCCGAGGCCTACGTCTGGGGCTGCAAGGTGGTGGAGCACGGCTCGCCCCACGTGGTGCAGCACGCCGACCTCCACCTCATGCCCGAGGGCGACCCGGCCCAGCCGGAGAGCGAGGACTTCCGCGTGGCCGGAACCCACACCGAGGCTCCTGACCTGGGCCAGTTCGGCTACATTCGCCCCTGCCTCTCGGTGACGGGCTGCTGCCACCTCTTCCGCACGGCGGAGCTGCTGGAAGGCGGCCCCTTCTCCATCCACCTCTCCCCCTCGCAGTACGACGACCTGGAGCGCGACCTGCGGCTGGCCGCCCGGGGCCGCTACGCCGCCTACCAGGGCTTTTTGTCCGTGCGCCACAAGAAGGGCAGCGGCAAGGCCTCGCTCAGTTCCGCCAGCGAGGACGCCGGGGCGCGCGGCAACGCGGTCAAGCTCAAGGCCATGCATCCCCTGGAGGAGGCCCGCCAGCTGATGGTCGAGGACGCCGACCGGCTGGCCGCCGACCTGGCCGCCAAGCTGCGGGAGGTAACGTGCTGA
- a CDS encoding AAA family ATPase yields MLKRLLLTDFLAHESTEIELASGVTVLTGPNNVGKSAVVEALRCLAMNPTPKYFIRHGAKEARVAAELEDGTWVEWVRKPKNAHYRVYRPGAEEAEEYHKLKKGEVPQEVRDLLRLDPVSLETGDSIDVHIGNQREPIFLLNRHGGVVASFFAASTETAHLIEMQKALDRRVKEAKREERRLTGRMAELAGELDALADLPRLRLLTERAEAVEAASQRFERLIPEMERVGEDIARLRDRRAALCQRAEALRPLRRAPELFLARQLAEAMAERERLAEAKRRARVRADALSPLSSPPELFDTRALRRAMAELHRLRTQRADARARADILAEPAPPPAPHPVTEMEAARAEITRLNAQRRRLASRAGALGEPPPPPRPEDPAPLERLLRQVADLEAERKKLAADRDKREAELRRVRGEVEELLAATGACPLCGQEADAAHVLGELAAQEERA; encoded by the coding sequence GTGCTGAAGCGGCTGCTGCTGACCGATTTCCTGGCCCACGAGAGCACCGAGATCGAGCTGGCCTCCGGCGTCACCGTGCTCACCGGCCCCAACAACGTGGGCAAGTCCGCCGTGGTGGAGGCCCTGCGCTGCCTGGCCATGAATCCCACGCCCAAGTACTTCATCCGCCACGGGGCCAAGGAGGCGCGGGTGGCGGCCGAGCTTGAGGACGGCACCTGGGTGGAGTGGGTGCGCAAGCCGAAAAACGCCCACTACCGCGTTTACCGCCCCGGCGCGGAGGAGGCGGAGGAATACCACAAGCTGAAGAAGGGCGAGGTGCCCCAAGAGGTGCGCGACCTTCTGCGGCTGGACCCGGTCAGCCTGGAGACGGGCGACTCCATCGACGTGCACATCGGCAACCAGCGCGAGCCCATTTTTCTTCTCAACCGCCACGGCGGGGTCGTGGCCTCCTTCTTCGCCGCATCCACGGAGACCGCCCACCTCATCGAGATGCAGAAGGCCCTGGACCGGCGGGTGAAGGAGGCCAAGCGCGAGGAACGGCGGCTGACCGGGCGCATGGCCGAACTTGCCGGAGAGCTGGACGCCCTGGCTGATCTGCCGAGACTGCGGCTGCTTACCGAGCGGGCCGAAGCGGTGGAGGCGGCCAGCCAGCGGTTTGAGCGGCTCATACCGGAAATGGAGCGGGTAGGGGAAGATATAGCCCGGCTGCGCGACAGGCGGGCCGCCCTGTGCCAACGCGCCGAAGCCCTGCGCCCCCTGCGCCGCGCGCCCGAGCTTTTTCTCGCCCGCCAACTGGCCGAGGCCATGGCGGAGCGGGAGCGGCTGGCCGAGGCCAAGCGCCGGGCGCGAGTCCGCGCCGATGCGCTGTCCCCGCTTTCCAGTCCGCCGGAATTGTTCGATACCCGCGCCCTGCGTCGGGCCATGGCGGAGCTGCACAGGTTGCGCACCCAGCGGGCGGACGCCCGCGCCCGCGCGGACATCCTGGCCGAGCCCGCTCCGCCGCCCGCGCCGCATCCCGTGACTGAAATGGAGGCCGCCCGGGCGGAGATCACGCGCCTGAACGCCCAGCGCCGTCGCCTGGCCTCCCGGGCCGGGGCCCTGGGCGAGCCGCCCCCGCCGCCGCGCCCCGAGGACCCAGCGCCCCTGGAGCGGCTGCTGCGGCAGGTGGCCGACCTGGAGGCGGAGCGGAAGAAGCTGGCCGCCGACCGCGACAAGCGCGAGGCTGAGCTGCGCCGGGTGCGCGGCGAGGTGGAGGAACTGCTGGCCGCCACCGGGGCCTGTCCCCTGTGCGGCCAGGAGGCGGACGCGGCCCACGTGCTGGGCGAACTGGCCGCCCAGGAGGAACGCGCGTGA
- a CDS encoding metallophosphoesterase has protein sequence MSDFPETLPERRADGLFFLADPHVAGTPPGQRLEGYAEQVLDKLRAGLDYALEHNLEPVILGDLFHWPRENPNQILVELMRLFGPRRPWVLVGNHDKYQARLTEDCSIAVLRQAGAVRLMDAEGPWFRLLAGGKRVLVGASPDGFPLPRAVERGPDDDEVIWLAHHNLSFPEFPEKQVKLREIPGVDWVINGHIHRPQPTLAAGATRYANPGNITRLTFTRRTRERVPAGAVWRPGAEDIQRVELPHLPFEDVFPDQELPPETEEESGRTRADFLDGLERLAWRRTAEGAGLRDFLTDYLDPEEPETGLIWELYTEVTRHD, from the coding sequence GTGAGCGATTTTCCCGAAACCCTCCCCGAAAGAAGGGCCGACGGCCTCTTTTTCCTGGCCGACCCGCACGTGGCCGGAACTCCGCCCGGACAGCGGCTGGAGGGCTACGCCGAGCAGGTGCTGGACAAGCTCCGCGCGGGGCTGGATTACGCGCTCGAGCACAACCTGGAGCCGGTCATCCTGGGCGACCTCTTCCACTGGCCGCGCGAGAACCCCAACCAGATTCTGGTGGAGCTCATGCGTCTGTTCGGCCCGCGCAGGCCATGGGTGCTGGTGGGCAACCACGACAAGTACCAGGCCCGCCTCACCGAGGACTGCTCCATCGCCGTGCTGCGGCAGGCCGGGGCTGTGCGGCTCATGGACGCCGAAGGGCCGTGGTTCCGCTTGCTGGCGGGCGGCAAGCGGGTGCTGGTGGGGGCCTCGCCGGACGGCTTTCCCCTGCCGCGCGCGGTGGAGCGCGGCCCGGACGACGACGAGGTCATCTGGCTGGCCCACCACAACCTGAGTTTCCCCGAGTTTCCCGAGAAGCAGGTCAAGCTGCGGGAGATTCCGGGGGTGGACTGGGTGATAAACGGCCACATCCACCGCCCCCAGCCCACGTTGGCCGCCGGGGCCACCCGCTACGCCAACCCCGGCAACATCACCCGGCTGACCTTCACCCGCCGCACCCGCGAGCGCGTCCCGGCCGGGGCGGTCTGGCGTCCCGGGGCGGAGGACATTCAGCGGGTGGAGCTGCCCCATCTGCCCTTCGAGGACGTGTTTCCCGACCAAGAACTGCCGCCCGAGACCGAAGAGGAGAGCGGCCGCACCCGGGCCGATTTTCTGGACGGGCTGGAGCGGCTTGCCTGGCGGCGAACGGCCGAGGGCGCGGGGCTGCGCGATTTCCTGACCGACTATCTCGACCCGGAGGAGCCGGAAACCGGCCTCATCTGGGAACTCTACACGGAGGTGACACGCCATGACTAA
- a CDS encoding CPBP family intramembrane glutamic endopeptidase yields MRRTGVGVYLLLTFGIAWGVWEALAGQGWSPGESQFITQVLYGAFAPAVAALAVRILVTKEYFGDAGLAPRIRQGWKHYLFAWLFPLPAALLVLVLAKYLGAAEVDLTFEAGLARLAEASGRSASALGESGFFPVIGSCLTAALPAVFILFGEEFGWRGYLQRRIFPGSPLAAAVVTGVVWSAWHLPLNLRGYNFPEYPVLGMAVFTVSLIFLSIIFGWLRRSSGSIWPVCLAHASCNAVGGSLVSLGVIQGFTPAAAFLGMLGWLPLGGLAAWVASTGRLGGADGDEPPATPEPDNRTAPVEPEA; encoded by the coding sequence GTGAGGCGGACCGGCGTCGGTGTCTACCTGCTGCTGACCTTCGGCATCGCCTGGGGTGTGTGGGAGGCCCTGGCCGGGCAGGGCTGGAGTCCGGGCGAGAGCCAGTTCATCACCCAGGTGCTGTACGGGGCCTTCGCCCCGGCCGTGGCCGCCCTGGCCGTGCGCATCCTTGTCACCAAAGAATACTTCGGCGACGCCGGGCTGGCCCCGCGCATCCGCCAGGGGTGGAAGCACTACCTCTTCGCCTGGCTCTTCCCCCTGCCGGCCGCTCTGCTGGTGCTGGTGTTGGCCAAGTACCTGGGCGCGGCCGAGGTGGACCTGACCTTCGAGGCCGGTCTGGCCAGGCTGGCCGAGGCGAGTGGCCGCTCCGCCTCCGCGCTGGGCGAATCCGGCTTTTTCCCTGTCATCGGCAGCTGCCTCACCGCCGCCCTGCCCGCGGTGTTCATCCTCTTTGGCGAGGAGTTCGGCTGGCGGGGGTATCTGCAGCGACGCATCTTCCCGGGCAGCCCCCTGGCCGCGGCCGTGGTCACGGGTGTCGTCTGGTCGGCCTGGCACCTGCCGCTCAACCTGCGCGGCTACAACTTCCCGGAGTATCCGGTGCTGGGCATGGCCGTGTTCACGGTGTCGCTCATCTTCCTGTCCATCATCTTCGGCTGGCTGCGGCGGTCCTCCGGGTCCATCTGGCCGGTCTGCCTGGCCCATGCCTCCTGCAACGCGGTGGGCGGCTCCCTGGTCTCCCTGGGCGTCATCCAGGGCTTCACCCCGGCGGCCGCCTTCCTGGGCATGCTGGGTTGGCTGCCGCTGGGCGGGCTGGCCGCCTGGGTGGCCTCCACCGGCCGCCTCGGTGGTGCGGACGGGGACGAACCGCCCGCCACCCCGGAACCGGACAACCGGACCGCGCCGGTGGAGCCGGAGGCCTAG
- a CDS encoding CBS and ACT domain-containing protein: MLVKNWMTKEVVTVRPEETMMKASKLMKDHDIRRLPVVDDKGRLTGIVSDHDVKEASPSKATTLDVHELYYLLSEIKVKDIMTQNPLALHLEDTVEKAAVVMTDRHVGGLPVVDDDNVVRGIITETDVFRVLIDITRVRDGGLQMAFTLSREPGALKPVLQDIAQHGARILSIMTVYPPGDPNRRAYIRIAEMDRSQTNALREELEKKYNLHYWLRDNLDAITR; this comes from the coding sequence ATGCTGGTCAAGAACTGGATGACCAAAGAGGTCGTCACCGTGCGCCCCGAGGAAACCATGATGAAGGCGTCCAAGCTCATGAAGGACCACGACATCCGCCGCCTGCCGGTGGTGGATGACAAGGGCCGCCTCACGGGTATCGTCTCGGACCACGACGTCAAGGAGGCCTCCCCCTCCAAGGCCACCACCCTGGACGTGCACGAGCTGTACTACCTGCTCTCGGAGATCAAGGTCAAAGACATCATGACCCAGAATCCGCTTGCCCTGCACCTGGAGGACACCGTGGAGAAGGCCGCGGTGGTCATGACCGACCGCCACGTGGGCGGGCTGCCAGTGGTGGACGACGACAACGTGGTCCGGGGCATCATCACCGAGACCGACGTTTTCCGCGTGCTCATCGACATCACCCGCGTGCGCGACGGCGGGCTGCAGATGGCCTTCACCCTCTCCCGCGAGCCGGGCGCGCTGAAGCCCGTGCTGCAGGACATCGCCCAGCACGGCGCGCGCATCCTGTCCATCATGACGGTCTACCCCCCGGGCGACCCCAACCGCCGTGCCTACATCCGCATCGCGGAGATGGACCGCTCCCAGACCAACGCCCTGCGCGAGGAGCTGGAAAAGAAATACAACCTGCACTACTGGCTGCGCGACAACCTCGACGCCATCACCCGCTAG
- a CDS encoding LarC family nickel insertion protein, protein MTSDFQDKGGPLGLFLDPSGGMAGDMLLASLAALGTDLDELAGMLRAGGLDVSLALEPRQRQGLAGWGLAIDAPGAQPLRHLPDLLAVVEAMGLPPRARERTARALTRLAEAEARVHGTGIESVHFHEVGAVDTVVDVAGAFWALERLGVEEVVCAALPWFRGEVDCAHGRLPLPAPATAALLEGKPVRSTEVVGEIITPTGALLIDQAVDRFGHGPDGVLRATATAFGTREIPGAEAGLRAFLYDSAGTREGRPRAAR, encoded by the coding sequence ATGACGAGCGATTTTCAAGACAAAGGCGGCCCGTTGGGCCTGTTTCTCGACCCGTCGGGCGGAATGGCCGGGGACATGCTGCTGGCCTCACTGGCCGCGCTGGGCACCGACCTGGACGAACTGGCGGGCATGCTGCGCGCGGGCGGCCTGGACGTTTCCCTGGCCCTCGAACCCCGCCAGCGCCAAGGGCTGGCCGGATGGGGCCTGGCCATCGACGCCCCCGGGGCCCAGCCCCTGCGCCACCTGCCCGACCTGCTGGCCGTGGTGGAGGCCATGGGCCTGCCGCCCCGCGCCCGCGAGCGGACAGCCCGCGCCCTGACCCGGCTGGCCGAGGCCGAGGCGCGGGTGCACGGCACGGGAATCGAGTCGGTGCATTTTCACGAGGTGGGCGCGGTGGACACCGTGGTGGACGTGGCCGGGGCCTTCTGGGCGCTGGAACGGCTCGGCGTGGAGGAAGTCGTCTGCGCGGCCCTGCCCTGGTTCCGGGGCGAGGTGGATTGCGCCCACGGCCGCCTGCCCCTGCCCGCGCCCGCCACGGCCGCGCTCTTGGAAGGCAAGCCGGTGCGTTCCACGGAGGTTGTGGGCGAGATCATCACCCCCACAGGCGCGCTGCTCATCGACCAGGCCGTGGACCGCTTCGGCCATGGGCCGGACGGGGTGCTGCGCGCCACGGCCACCGCCTTCGGCACCCGCGAGATTCCGGGCGCTGAAGCCGGGCTGCGGGCCTTTCTCTACGATTCCGCTGGCACCCGAGAGGGCAGACCCCGCGCGGCCCGGTAG
- a CDS encoding PHP domain-containing protein: MIDLHTHSTASDGTVPPGELAVMAREAGLSAWALTDHDTTAGLSKALDASLREGVDFVPGVELSVRDESGAYDLLGLWVPTRAPALERALEELNLARAERNTAIVDKLAGLGLDVSLREVVDLAEGTVGRPHMARLLVDKGYARSIPEAFDLYLGTRGKAYVPKAVLTPAEAIGLLKDEGATVLLAHPAIYDLHVRDIEALCARLKEYGLDGLEAYYSEHTRNKTYEYLCLAKRLDMVVGGGSDYHGSVKPNLRLGRGKGFLEVPDSVLDNLKAYRAARGLPSRVPAES, encoded by the coding sequence GTGATCGATCTGCATACCCATTCCACAGCCTCGGACGGCACCGTGCCGCCCGGGGAATTGGCGGTCATGGCCCGGGAGGCGGGACTTTCCGCCTGGGCCCTGACCGACCACGACACCACGGCAGGCCTGTCCAAAGCCCTGGACGCCTCGCTTCGGGAAGGCGTGGACTTCGTGCCCGGCGTGGAGCTTTCCGTGCGTGACGAGTCCGGGGCCTATGACCTGCTGGGGCTGTGGGTGCCCACCCGCGCCCCGGCCCTGGAGCGCGCGCTGGAGGAGTTGAACCTGGCCCGCGCGGAACGCAACACGGCCATCGTGGACAAATTGGCCGGGCTGGGGCTGGATGTCTCCCTACGGGAGGTGGTGGACTTGGCCGAAGGCACCGTGGGCAGGCCGCACATGGCCCGGCTGCTGGTGGACAAGGGCTACGCCCGCTCCATCCCCGAGGCCTTCGACCTCTACCTGGGCACCCGGGGCAAGGCCTACGTGCCCAAGGCCGTGCTCACCCCGGCCGAGGCCATCGGCCTGCTCAAGGACGAGGGAGCCACGGTTCTGCTGGCCCATCCGGCCATCTACGACCTGCACGTGCGCGACATCGAGGCGCTGTGTGCCCGACTCAAGGAGTACGGCCTGGACGGGCTGGAGGCGTACTACTCCGAGCACACCCGCAACAAGACCTACGAGTACCTTTGCCTGGCCAAGCGTCTGGACATGGTGGTGGGCGGCGGCTCGGACTACCACGGCTCGGTGAAGCCCAACCTGCGCCTTGGGCGCGGCAAGGGATTCCTGGAAGTCCCCGACAGCGTGCTGGACAACCTCAAGGCCTACCGGGCCGCGCGGGGTCTGCCCTCTCGGGTGCCAGCGGAATCGTAG
- a CDS encoding Trm112 family protein — protein MALNKELLDILACPKCKGGLELTPEEDGLLCAACNVAYPVKDGIPIMLVDEAIPMDQWQRKRPSKKS, from the coding sequence ATGGCCCTGAACAAGGAATTGCTGGACATACTCGCCTGCCCCAAGTGCAAGGGCGGGCTGGAACTCACCCCCGAGGAGGACGGCCTGCTCTGCGCCGCCTGCAATGTTGCCTATCCGGTCAAGGACGGCATCCCCATTATGCTGGTGGACGAGGCCATTCCCATGGATCAGTGGCAGCGCAAGCGCCCCTCAAAAAAGAGCTGA
- a CDS encoding Hsp20/alpha crystallin family protein codes for MVIDFSSFYNMPRQFDRLFEEFYRPFNLSQKGVAYPPLNISEDQETITIRAEIPGVAMEDLDLTLTDKSLVIKGERKVEQGKYFRQERPTGAFQRIVTLGVPVDRDKIQATMANGVLTVVLPKSESVKPRKISIEGA; via the coding sequence ATGGTCATTGATTTCAGCTCGTTCTACAACATGCCCCGGCAGTTCGACCGGCTCTTCGAGGAGTTCTACCGGCCCTTCAACCTCAGCCAGAAAGGCGTCGCCTATCCCCCCCTGAACATCAGCGAGGACCAGGAGACCATCACCATTCGCGCCGAGATTCCGGGCGTGGCCATGGAGGACCTGGATTTGACGCTGACGGACAAGTCGCTGGTCATCAAGGGCGAGCGCAAGGTGGAGCAGGGTAAGTACTTCCGCCAGGAGCGGCCCACCGGGGCCTTCCAACGTATCGTCACCCTGGGCGTGCCGGTGGACCGGGACAAGATTCAGGCCACCATGGCCAACGGCGTCCTGACCGTCGTCCTGCCCAAGTCGGAGTCGGTCAAGCCCCGAAAAATCTCCATCGAAGGCGCGTAG
- a CDS encoding Hsp20/alpha crystallin family protein: MNQERKLPVARPATDILEREDGFHIFLDMPGVKREDLAIDLRENEVVVSAPAEYEYEKEGASLIAVEFGSGEYRRSFTLSEVVDRQNIQATLKNGVLELFLPRREEEKPKRIEIQAG, encoded by the coding sequence ATGAACCAGGAACGCAAGCTTCCCGTGGCCCGTCCCGCCACCGACATCCTGGAGCGGGAGGACGGCTTCCACATCTTCCTCGACATGCCCGGCGTCAAGCGCGAGGACTTGGCCATCGACCTGCGCGAGAACGAGGTGGTGGTCTCCGCTCCGGCGGAGTACGAGTACGAGAAGGAAGGGGCCAGCCTCATTGCTGTTGAGTTCGGCTCCGGCGAGTACCGCCGCAGCTTCACCCTGTCCGAGGTGGTGGACAGGCAGAACATCCAGGCCACGCTGAAGAACGGCGTGCTGGAACTCTTTTTGCCCCGCCGCGAGGAAGAAAAGCCCAAGCGCATCGAAATTCAGGCCGGATAG
- a CDS encoding glycosyltransferase family 2 protein codes for MAPYSGTSSLCLDLLRAHWPEDLAALAAPLALRLHLVRGDADGAAETARQPGPWRGFPLFEQAAAHALLLTGRRDEVLSRLAGLVRAHPWNTQAVLKLHDLLGQEDRQRAPLDGTCGVLLFSCNKADDLRATLGSLAESEAASLPVRVLDNGSTDGTRDMLDGFAASGRLPGLSPLHLPVNIGAPAARDWLLSLPEVRDLDYVAFLDDDVDLPPDWLSRLGAAVAAYPGASVWGCKVAEFDRPGLAQAADLTLLPGEGEAPFAVSDLHLQGPDLGRFQYLRPCISVMGCCHLFRTADLIASGGFDIRFSPTQFDDLDRDLSAALAGKPAVYQGFLPVAHRKRSGGQVRDEAAGGNARGNQTKLFAKHGPRAGELFHSQRRWLADDLLGKAARLDEDFPG; via the coding sequence TTGGCCCCATACAGCGGCACATCGTCCCTCTGCCTGGACCTGCTGCGCGCCCACTGGCCGGAGGACCTGGCCGCGCTGGCCGCCCCCCTGGCCCTGCGGCTGCACCTCGTGCGCGGGGACGCGGACGGCGCGGCGGAAACCGCCCGCCAGCCGGGTCCGTGGAGGGGCTTTCCCCTGTTCGAGCAGGCCGCCGCCCACGCCCTGCTGCTGACCGGACGCCGCGACGAGGTCCTTTCCCGCCTGGCCGGGCTGGTCCGCGCCCATCCCTGGAACACCCAGGCCGTGCTCAAGCTGCACGACCTGCTGGGCCAGGAGGACCGGCAGCGCGCCCCCCTGGACGGAACCTGCGGCGTACTCCTCTTCTCCTGCAACAAGGCGGACGACCTGCGAGCCACCCTGGGCAGCCTGGCCGAATCCGAAGCCGCCAGCCTGCCAGTGCGCGTGCTGGACAACGGCTCCACCGACGGGACGCGGGACATGCTGGATGGCTTCGCCGCCTCCGGGCGGCTGCCCGGCCTCTCTCCCCTGCACCTGCCGGTGAACATCGGCGCGCCCGCGGCCCGCGACTGGCTTCTCTCCCTGCCGGAAGTGCGCGACCTGGACTACGTTGCCTTTCTGGACGACGACGTGGACTTGCCGCCGGACTGGCTCTCCCGGCTGGGCGCGGCCGTGGCCGCCTACCCCGGGGCCTCGGTCTGGGGCTGCAAGGTGGCCGAGTTCGACCGCCCCGGCCTGGCCCAGGCGGCCGACTTAACCCTGCTGCCCGGCGAAGGGGAGGCCCCCTTCGCCGTCAGCGACCTGCACCTGCAGGGGCCGGACCTGGGGCGGTTCCAGTACCTGCGGCCCTGCATCTCGGTCATGGGCTGCTGCCACCTCTTCCGCACGGCCGATCTCATCGCCTCGGGCGGTTTCGACATCCGCTTCTCCCCCACCCAGTTCGACGACCTGGACCGCGACCTGAGCGCCGCCCTGGCGGGCAAGCCAGCCGTGTACCAGGGCTTTCTGCCCGTGGCCCACCGCAAGCGCAGCGGCGGCCAAGTGCGCGACGAGGCCGCCGGAGGCAACGCCAGGGGCAACCAGACCAAGCTCTTCGCCAAGCACGGTCCGCGCGCCGGGGAGTTGTTCCACTCCCAGCGCCGCTGGCTGGCGGACGACCTGCTGGGCAAGGCCGCCCGGCTGGACGAGGATTTTCCCGGGTGA
- a CDS encoding group 1 glycosyl transferase, which yields MRTYVFIPPVRRAAGGVFVLLRLARCLNRAGHETVLVPREDATELPDDLPCTAWDDLRLEPGDLWLVPEGWVNALAPGLNARARCLVYVQNWAYLFSGLPHGVDWRQLDVSFLAVSQPVGWYVERMLGRGAEVLRPSIDLDLFGQSGAKPDGPLRIAFMPRKNKAQAERIREALAARNHGGGEVEWLPVDGLPPEGVASALAAAHVFLATGFPEGCPLPPLEAMASGCLCAGFTGFGGTDYMRQAGDFPGAFEPWWPVRETPWGGNGLWCADADVPAAVEALEQAQAWWREGDPRLETTLEQARATARAYGIEQQAQAAEALWHKLKGAD from the coding sequence ATGCGAACATACGTCTTCATCCCCCCGGTGCGGCGGGCCGCCGGAGGGGTTTTCGTGCTGCTGCGCCTGGCCCGCTGCCTGAACCGGGCCGGGCACGAGACCGTGCTGGTGCCCCGCGAGGACGCCACCGAGCTGCCGGACGACCTGCCGTGCACGGCCTGGGACGACCTGCGGCTGGAGCCGGGCGATCTGTGGCTGGTGCCCGAGGGCTGGGTCAACGCCCTGGCTCCGGGGCTGAACGCCCGCGCCCGCTGCCTGGTCTACGTGCAGAACTGGGCCTACCTCTTCTCCGGCCTGCCGCACGGGGTGGACTGGCGGCAGCTTGACGTCTCGTTCCTGGCCGTGTCCCAGCCCGTGGGCTGGTACGTGGAGCGCATGCTCGGCCGGGGCGCGGAGGTGCTGCGCCCCTCCATCGACCTGGATCTTTTCGGCCAGTCCGGGGCAAAGCCGGACGGCCCGCTGCGCATCGCCTTCATGCCGCGCAAGAACAAGGCCCAGGCGGAGCGCATCCGCGAGGCCCTCGCCGCCCGCAACCACGGCGGCGGCGAGGTGGAGTGGCTGCCCGTGGACGGCCTGCCGCCCGAAGGGGTGGCCTCCGCCCTGGCCGCGGCCCACGTATTTCTGGCCACCGGCTTCCCCGAGGGCTGCCCCCTGCCGCCGCTGGAGGCCATGGCCTCCGGCTGCCTGTGCGCCGGTTTCACCGGTTTCGGGGGCACGGACTACATGCGCCAGGCGGGCGATTTTCCCGGCGCGTTCGAGCCCTGGTGGCCCGTGCGCGAGACCCCCTGGGGCGGTAACGGGCTGTGGTGCGCCGACGCCGACGTCCCCGCCGCCGTGGAGGCGCTGGAGCAGGCCCAGGCTTGGTGGCGCGAGGGCGACCCGCGCCTGGAAACGACGCTTGAACAGGCCCGCGCCACCGCCCGGGCCTACGGTATCGAACAGCAGGCCCAAGCGGCAGAAGCCTTGTGGCACAAGCTGAAGGGAGCGGACTGA